Part of the Tidjanibacter massiliensis genome is shown below.
CGTCAGTCCATATAAGTACATATCAGTCCGCCATAGACCAATCGGCCTGCTGAAAAATAGTTTTCAGCAGAACGAAACATTAATTTATCATCAGGTCTATGAAGCGGACTAAATCCATCGCTCCCGGTACCGGAAAAGCAGCAAGGAAAAATTTTCCGGGCCCTCACCCCAACAGTCGGCAATTACACACTACCCGCGTTTGCCGTTCCTGCGGTCAGAAATTCTCTGCCGCCACTTCCACCAGCGAATATTGCAGTCGTAAATGCTACCAGCACGACTATTATCTTCGCAACAAACCCCAAATTCTCGACAAACGCAACAAACGGGAACGAGCGGAAGAGCCTGCGATTCCTCCTGTAGATTCGGATATGATTTCCGTGCGGGAAACAGCCCGGCGGCTGGGTATATGCCGTCAAACGATCTACAACCTCGCGGCTAAAGGCATTATCACCATCTACCACGTTACCGGACGTCTTTCGTATGTTAGTTGGAGCGAGGCCTGTGCCACTATCTCCACGCGTACGGCTCCGGCCATACAGCAGAAACCGCGTCGTTCAACGCGGAAGAAACATCCCGAACAAACTGCCGAAACCTCTTCCAAAGCCGCCGCTCC
Proteins encoded:
- a CDS encoding helix-turn-helix transcriptional regulator; translated protein: MKRTKSIAPGTGKAARKNFPGPHPNSRQLHTTRVCRSCGQKFSAATSTSEYCSRKCYQHDYYLRNKPQILDKRNKRERAEEPAIPPVDSDMISVRETARRLGICRQTIYNLAAKGIITIYHVTGRLSYVSWSEACATISTRTAPAIQQKPRRSTRKKHPEQTAETSSKAAAPAPPTAAKWAAAQELCSRYGWDTAYLYRFVQCHRISRIKDGRYSLYSIPQIEAVIQEKQTQIVPAGYITIDDAAKKYSVPPSTVTYRLAHYGIDTQKTVIDGRRKVIFSEAAFRQATQGKKH